Proteins from one Triticum aestivum cultivar Chinese Spring chromosome 7A, IWGSC CS RefSeq v2.1, whole genome shotgun sequence genomic window:
- the LOC123151845 gene encoding probable protein S-acyltransferase 7 — protein sequence MYVPRPSRSDGSRDADEQPRVYQVWRGNNEFFLQGRLIFGPDARSIFLTMSLIFVPVVVFCVFVARHLINDFPDHCGISVMVVVVVFTVYDLTLLLLTSGRDPGIIPRNTHPPEPESIYGSNYIRGQTPLRLPRTRDVVVNGISVKVKYCDTCLLYRPPRCSHCSICNNCVERFDHHCPWVGQCIGQRNYRFFYMFVFSTMLICLYVFAFCWVYIIKISDAEHLSIGRAMLKTPASIVLIAYCFLCVWFVGGLSVFHFYLMSTNQTTYENFRYRYDRRANPYNRGILNNILEIFCSSIPPSKNNFRARVTVEQGVEQARSSSGGFMSPDMGKAVGDLEMGKKPAPWDEPRTTADIGDLEVGLGGMLDEKEGRVTHASPDVSRDQLSPELVEGRAGMHSRHSSWDPRAETSESVNSNSVQTAPTEETNGGGHVTTSGAH from the exons ATGTACGTGCCACGGCCCTCCCGCTCCGATGGTAGCCGAGACGCCGACGAGCAGCCTAGGGTTTACCAGGTTTGGCGCGGAAACAAC GAATTCTTCTTGCAAGGGAGGCTTATATTTGGGCCTGATGCGAGATCCATATTTCTCACTATGTCCCTCATCTTTGTACCAGTGGTGGTGTTCTGTGTATTTGTCGCCAGACACCTCATAAATGACTTTCCTGATCACTGTGGTATCTCAGTGATGGTAGTGGTGGTTGTCTTCACCGTCTAT GATTTGACGCTACTTCTTCTTACATCTGGTAGAGACCCTGGTATAATACCTCGCAATACTCACCCTCCTGAACCTGAAAGCATCTATGGGAGCAATTATATTAGAGGTCAAACACCGCTCCGTTTGCCTCGGACAAGGGATGTTGTTGTAAACGGAATTAGTGTGAAGGTTAAGTATTGTGACACCTGCTTGCTTTACCGACCACCTCGATGCTCACACTGTTCTATCTGCAATAACTGCGTGGAACGGTTTGATCATCATTGCCCATGGGTTGGACAATGCATTGGGCAG CGTAATTATCGGTTCTTCTACATGTTTGTATTCTCCACCATGTTAATCTGCCTCTACGTATTTGCCTTTTGTTGGGTGTACATAATCAAGATTAGTGATGCTGAGCATTTGTCAATTGGGAGGGCAATGTTAAAGACACCAGCCTCAATTGTTCTGATTGCCTACTGTTTTCTTTGTGTGTGGTTTGTTGGTGGTCTGTCTGTCTTCCATTTCTATCTGATGAGCACAAACCAG ACAACTTATGAAAATTTCAGATACCGCTATGATCGGCGGGCTAACCCCTATAACAGAGGTATTCTGAACAACATTCTAGAGATATTCTGCAGCTCTATTCCTCCTTCAAAGAACAATTTTCGGGCAAGAGTCACGGTAGAGCAAGGTGTAGAACAAGCACGATCTTCATCTGGGGGTTTCATGAGCCCCGACATGGGCAAGGCTGTTGGAGATCTTGAAATGGGCAAGAAGCCAGCGCCTTGGGATGAACCCAGGACGACAGCCGATATTGGCGACTTGGAAGTAGGTCTTGGTGGCATGTTGGATGAGAAAGAGGGCAGAGTAACCCATGCATCCCCAGATGTTAGCCGAGATCAACTTTCCCCGGAGCTTGTGGAAGGCCGAGCTGGCATGCATTCAAGGCATTCAAGCTGGGATCCTAGAGCTGAAACCTCGGAGTCAGTGAACAGCAATTCTGTGCAAACAGCCCCTACCGAGGAAACTAATGGGGGCGGCCATGTTACTACGAGCGGTGCGCATTAG